Proteins co-encoded in one Marinomonas sp. IMCC 4694 genomic window:
- a CDS encoding efflux RND transporter periplasmic adaptor subunit — protein MSDQAISQLLKIEQQVRCCESATDLGFVMVNMTRTLVTYDQAVYLAGNELEKLKLSAVSDIALVDRTTPFGAWLEKVASHVNASELSATAHVMDTSAWPVSLSQDLKEFSPASMLWLPLLIPSKPNQRVGVMILAKSAPWSDKDKGLLQHLASTYGHALPLFYRRTGVKAWWRRVVSKKLQWATVTTLVLLAFVPVRLSVLAPADILAKDSVLVTSAIAGAVSDVLVKPGDLVAMNQPLVIMDKTEFQGAYDVAQRELERTQAELRTAEQAGYVDRRKKSELAELASQVELKTLDRDYLNVKLSQTQILAQKAGVAIIEDPEQWKGRPVVVGERILSIADPSNVQLQIMLPVADAISLQQGNEVTFYLDIDPLNPLIFRVNYSSFEPSLTPDQVVAYRIVADIEPGTAAPRIGLRGTAKLYGEEVSLAYYLLRRPITFVRQRLGL, from the coding sequence ATGTCTGATCAAGCTATCTCACAGTTGCTCAAAATTGAGCAACAGGTCCGGTGTTGTGAAAGCGCAACAGACCTAGGTTTTGTTATGGTAAACATGACGAGAACCTTGGTTACGTATGATCAAGCCGTATACTTAGCGGGTAACGAATTGGAAAAGTTGAAGCTGTCGGCGGTGAGTGATATTGCCTTGGTGGATAGAACCACGCCGTTCGGTGCTTGGCTTGAAAAGGTGGCCAGTCATGTCAATGCCAGTGAGTTAAGCGCAACAGCCCATGTGATGGACACAAGCGCTTGGCCTGTGTCTTTATCACAAGACCTTAAAGAGTTTTCTCCGGCTAGTATGCTTTGGTTGCCTTTGTTGATCCCGTCTAAACCCAATCAACGGGTTGGGGTGATGATATTGGCAAAGTCAGCCCCTTGGTCCGATAAAGATAAAGGTTTGTTGCAGCATTTGGCGTCCACTTACGGGCATGCTTTGCCATTATTTTATCGTCGTACTGGGGTGAAGGCGTGGTGGCGTCGTGTGGTCAGTAAAAAGCTGCAATGGGCCACTGTGACTACGCTTGTGCTGTTGGCGTTTGTTCCGGTGCGTTTATCGGTGTTGGCGCCGGCGGACATTCTCGCTAAAGACTCTGTTTTGGTAACCTCTGCCATCGCTGGGGCTGTGAGTGACGTCCTGGTTAAGCCTGGTGATCTTGTGGCTATGAATCAGCCCTTGGTGATCATGGATAAAACCGAGTTTCAAGGAGCCTATGATGTGGCTCAGCGTGAGTTAGAAAGAACCCAAGCAGAGTTAAGAACCGCTGAGCAGGCAGGTTATGTCGATCGTCGAAAAAAATCTGAGTTGGCTGAACTTGCTTCACAAGTCGAATTAAAAACCCTTGATCGTGATTACTTAAACGTTAAGTTGTCTCAGACGCAGATTCTCGCACAAAAAGCCGGTGTGGCGATCATTGAAGACCCAGAGCAATGGAAAGGACGGCCTGTTGTGGTGGGTGAGCGTATTTTATCCATTGCCGATCCCAGTAATGTGCAATTGCAAATTATGTTGCCAGTGGCCGATGCCATTTCCTTGCAACAGGGTAATGAGGTGACTTTTTACCTTGATATTGACCCACTTAATCCTCTCATTTTTCGGGTGAACTATTCTTCATTCGAACCCAGCTTAACCCCAGATCAAGTCGTGGCGTATCGTATTGTTGCGGACATTGAACCAGGCACAGCCGCGCCTCGGATTGGTTTACGGGGCACCGCGAAACTGTATGGAGAGGAGGTTTCTTTGGCGTACTATTTGTTGCGTCGCCCTATTACTTTTGTTCGTCAGCGTTTGGGTTTATAG